The Paenibacillus uliginis N3/975 genome has a window encoding:
- a CDS encoding dihydrolipoamide acetyltransferase family protein: protein MAKFEYRFPELGEGLHEGEIIKMHIKPGDKVTDDDIIMEVQNDKAVVEVPCPVNGTVQEVFAKDGQVCRVGEVVAIIDAEGDIPEQEGHAEEQSAQEADAAKGSADTQSSPAANAPADAKQGEGAPVAPNKDVLATPSVRKFAREQGVDISLVQGSGNNGKVTREDVEAFKNGGGQAAAAPAQEAASEAKAAPAAASAAVDTRAEEERVPFKGIRKAISNAMVKSAYTAPHVTIMDEVDVTELVAFRTRMKPIAEKKGTKVTYLPFIVKALVAASRQFPALNAMIDEENNEIVYKKYYNIGIATDTDNGLIVPVIKDADRKSIWMIADSIRDLAARGRDGKLSANEMRGSTISISNIGSAGGMFFTPIINFPEVAILGTGRISEKAVVKNGEIVAAPVMALSLSFDHRIIDGATAQNFMNYIKQLLANPELLVMEV, encoded by the coding sequence TTGGCAAAATTTGAATATCGTTTTCCAGAGCTGGGCGAAGGTTTGCATGAAGGTGAAATCATCAAAATGCATATCAAGCCAGGCGACAAAGTAACAGACGACGACATCATCATGGAAGTACAAAACGACAAGGCTGTCGTAGAAGTTCCTTGTCCCGTTAACGGTACGGTTCAAGAAGTTTTTGCCAAAGACGGTCAAGTATGCCGCGTAGGTGAAGTCGTTGCTATAATCGATGCTGAAGGTGACATCCCTGAACAGGAAGGCCATGCTGAAGAACAATCCGCTCAAGAAGCTGATGCAGCAAAAGGCAGCGCGGACACTCAATCTTCTCCAGCAGCAAATGCACCTGCAGATGCTAAGCAAGGAGAAGGTGCGCCAGTAGCACCTAACAAAGACGTTCTCGCTACACCAAGCGTGCGCAAATTTGCTCGTGAGCAAGGCGTAGACATCTCACTGGTTCAAGGCAGCGGAAACAACGGCAAAGTCACTCGTGAAGATGTTGAAGCATTCAAAAATGGCGGCGGTCAAGCAGCGGCAGCTCCTGCTCAAGAAGCAGCTTCCGAAGCTAAAGCAGCTCCAGCAGCAGCTTCTGCAGCAGTGGATACACGTGCTGAAGAAGAGCGCGTACCGTTCAAAGGTATCCGTAAAGCGATCTCCAATGCGATGGTTAAATCGGCTTACACTGCTCCTCACGTTACGATCATGGACGAAGTGGACGTTACTGAGCTGGTTGCATTCCGTACGCGCATGAAGCCGATCGCTGAGAAAAAAGGTACGAAAGTAACTTACCTTCCATTCATCGTTAAAGCACTCGTTGCGGCTAGCCGTCAATTCCCTGCTTTGAACGCGATGATTGATGAAGAGAACAACGAGATTGTTTACAAAAAGTACTACAACATTGGTATTGCTACAGATACAGACAACGGTCTGATCGTACCGGTTATCAAGGATGCTGATCGTAAGAGCATCTGGATGATCGCTGACAGCATCCGTGATCTGGCTGCTCGCGGCCGTGATGGTAAGCTGAGTGCCAACGAAATGAGAGGCAGTACGATCTCCATCTCGAATATCGGTTCTGCTGGCGGTATGTTCTTTACTCCAATCATCAACTTCCCTGAAGTTGCGATTCTGGGTACAGGCCGTATTTCCGAGAAAGCGGTCGTTAAGAATGGTGAGATCGTAGCAGCACCAGTAATGGCACTGTCCTTGAGCTTTGACCACCGTATTATTGATGGAGCAACAGCTCAAAACTTTATGAATTACATTAAACAGCTGCTCGCTAACCCTGAGCTGCTTGTTATGGAGGTGTAA
- a CDS encoding alpha-ketoacid dehydrogenase subunit beta, which yields MAQMNMKEAIRDAMRVELNRDPNVVIFGEDVGNVGGVFRVTEGLQKEFGEERVFDTPLAESAIGGMAVGLGIQGFRPIAEIQFIGFIFEAIDQMVVQAARMRFRSGGRYNSPIVFRTPFGGGVKAAELHTDSLEGLLAQSPGIKVVVPSNPYDAKGLLISAIRDNDPVFFMEHLNLYHAFRAEVPEGEYTIELGKANVVREGTDVTIIAYGLMVHTATKAADELEKNGIKAEVIDLRTIAPIDIDTLVESVKKTNRAIVVQEAQKSAGVAAEVIAQINEKAILHLEAPVLRVAAPDTVYAFAQIEDAWLPTPARIVEAVNKVMKF from the coding sequence ATGGCACAAATGAATATGAAAGAAGCGATTCGCGACGCAATGCGCGTTGAATTGAACCGTGACCCAAACGTCGTCATCTTCGGTGAAGACGTAGGTAATGTTGGCGGTGTCTTCCGGGTAACCGAAGGCCTGCAAAAAGAATTCGGGGAAGAGCGCGTATTCGATACACCGCTGGCCGAATCCGCTATCGGCGGTATGGCTGTGGGTCTTGGTATTCAAGGCTTCCGCCCAATCGCTGAAATTCAATTTATTGGATTTATTTTTGAAGCTATCGACCAAATGGTAGTTCAGGCTGCACGTATGCGTTTCCGTTCTGGCGGACGCTATAATTCTCCAATCGTATTCCGTACCCCTTTTGGTGGTGGTGTAAAAGCAGCTGAGCTGCATACGGACTCTTTGGAAGGTTTGTTGGCTCAAAGTCCGGGTATTAAAGTCGTAGTTCCATCTAATCCATACGATGCAAAAGGATTGCTTATTTCGGCAATTCGCGATAACGATCCGGTCTTCTTTATGGAGCATCTGAACTTGTACCATGCATTCCGTGCTGAAGTACCGGAAGGCGAATACACTATTGAGCTTGGTAAAGCAAACGTTGTTCGTGAAGGTACTGACGTTACTATCATCGCTTACGGTTTGATGGTTCATACGGCAACCAAAGCAGCAGATGAACTTGAGAAAAACGGTATTAAAGCTGAGGTTATCGACCTTCGTACAATAGCGCCAATTGATATTGACACGCTTGTTGAATCTGTCAAGAAAACTAACCGTGCTATCGTGGTTCAGGAAGCTCAAAAATCTGCTGGCGTAGCTGCTGAGGTTATTGCACAGATTAACGAGAAGGCTATTTTGCATCTGGAAGCACCTGTGCTTCGTGTTGCAGCACCTGATACGGTTTATGCTTTCGCGCAGATCGAGGACGCTTGGCTGCCGACTCCTGCTCGCATCGTAGAAGCAGTTAATAAAGTGATGAAATTCTAA
- the pdhA gene encoding pyruvate dehydrogenase (acetyl-transferring) E1 component subunit alpha produces MTKVPYEVYTEEVETLSVLSPDGEIVNKDLLPKLTDDQLKEIMYRMVFTRTWDDRAVNLGRQGRLGFYAPVSGQEATMVGSEFALEKEDFVCPGYRDMPQIVWHGLPLYQAFLYSRGHQHGGEIPEGVNVLMPQIIIGAQILHAMGIAMAYKLKKQKQVVITYTGDGGSSEGDFYEGLNYAGVYKLPVIFFVQNNGYAITTPFSKQTAALSIAHKAIAAGIKGVKIDGMDVLAVIKAVQDAAERGRNGEGATLIEAVTYRFRPHSLSDDATKYRSKEEEGQWSEKDPIARFAKYLEKKGLWTEEDTARVRDEAKAKVNEQIKKAEQTAKMTVPGLIDSMFEQTPKHLEEQKADFQ; encoded by the coding sequence ATGACCAAGGTTCCTTACGAAGTATATACCGAGGAAGTCGAAACTCTATCCGTACTATCCCCGGACGGCGAAATCGTTAACAAAGATCTTTTGCCGAAGCTAACAGATGATCAATTGAAAGAAATTATGTATCGCATGGTATTTACCCGTACCTGGGACGATCGTGCCGTTAACTTGGGCCGTCAAGGGCGTCTTGGTTTTTATGCGCCGGTATCCGGTCAAGAAGCGACTATGGTCGGTAGTGAATTTGCACTAGAGAAAGAAGATTTTGTTTGCCCGGGCTACCGTGACATGCCACAAATCGTTTGGCACGGTCTTCCGCTTTATCAGGCATTCTTGTATTCCCGTGGTCATCAACACGGTGGTGAGATTCCTGAGGGTGTTAATGTATTGATGCCTCAAATCATCATCGGTGCACAAATTTTGCACGCGATGGGTATTGCAATGGCTTATAAGCTCAAAAAACAAAAACAAGTTGTTATTACTTACACAGGTGACGGTGGATCGTCCGAAGGTGACTTCTACGAAGGTTTGAACTACGCTGGCGTATACAAACTGCCTGTCATTTTCTTTGTACAAAACAATGGCTATGCAATCACAACTCCATTCTCGAAACAAACAGCTGCTCTTTCCATCGCTCACAAAGCAATTGCAGCAGGTATCAAGGGCGTGAAAATCGACGGAATGGACGTGTTGGCTGTTATTAAAGCAGTTCAGGATGCTGCTGAGCGCGGACGCAATGGAGAAGGTGCGACACTGATTGAAGCTGTAACTTACCGTTTCCGTCCACACTCCTTGTCTGACGATGCTACGAAGTACCGTTCCAAAGAGGAAGAAGGTCAATGGAGCGAGAAAGATCCGATTGCTCGCTTTGCGAAATATCTTGAGAAAAAAGGTCTTTGGACAGAAGAAGATACAGCTCGCGTAAGAGACGAGGCGAAAGCTAAAGTCAACGAGCAAATCAAGAAAGCTGAGCAAACTGCAAAAATGACCGTTCCAGGTCTGATCGACAGCATGTTCGAGCAAACTCCTAAACATCTTGAAGAGCAAAAAGCCGATTTCCAATAA
- a CDS encoding alpha/beta hydrolase, whose protein sequence is MTDERLLKRTIVKEEILSQHLKENRTLRIYLPPGYNEILSYPVVYCQDGEEFFNFGRIATWANQLILEEGIEPFIIVGVEVNTKIRTEEYASFGNRFEAYLACFAEEIIPFIEKKYPVRRDPSERILAGDSLGGSVSVHLALRYPELFTRIISLSGAFYEQSQHIIALETDLSWMNIFMIVGLQEDNYATDTGVYNFVELNRSTKKILEERGATIHYEEKDGRHLWGFWQKELPAALMYFLQS, encoded by the coding sequence ATGACAGATGAACGTTTGTTGAAGCGAACTATTGTTAAAGAAGAAATACTTAGCCAACACTTAAAGGAGAATCGCACACTGCGCATCTATCTCCCTCCCGGATATAACGAAATTCTCAGCTACCCCGTCGTTTATTGTCAGGACGGTGAAGAGTTTTTCAACTTCGGACGAATTGCCACCTGGGCCAACCAACTTATATTAGAAGAAGGTATTGAACCTTTTATCATCGTTGGCGTTGAAGTGAACACAAAGATCCGCACAGAAGAATATGCTTCTTTTGGCAACCGTTTTGAGGCTTACCTCGCCTGCTTTGCCGAAGAAATTATACCCTTTATCGAGAAAAAATATCCTGTACGACGAGATCCATCCGAACGTATTCTGGCCGGAGATTCATTAGGCGGCAGTGTTTCAGTCCATCTGGCCCTCCGTTATCCTGAACTGTTTACAAGAATCATTAGCTTGTCCGGTGCCTTCTACGAGCAATCTCAACATATTATCGCTCTGGAAACGGACTTGTCCTGGATGAACATCTTCATGATTGTCGGACTGCAGGAGGACAACTATGCAACTGACACTGGCGTATATAACTTTGTGGAACTGAACCGTTCGACTAAGAAGATCCTTGAAGAGCGAGGTGCCACGATCCATTATGAAGAAAAAGATGGACGCCATTTATGGGGGTTCTGGCAAAAAGAGCTTCCTGCCGCCCTTATGTATTTCTTACAGTCTTAA
- a CDS encoding low molecular weight protein-tyrosine-phosphatase, with product MISVLFVCLGNICRSPMAEAVMRHKIAQQGLNEKITVDSAGTGDWHIGKAPHEGTRKLLDSWRISYEGMLARQVGSRDFVDFDYMVAMDDSNVANLRKLPGGEDSEILKFMDLLPDEKLREVPDPYFTGNFEEVYRLIDAGCDVLLDRIMKEKL from the coding sequence ATGATCTCTGTCTTGTTTGTTTGTCTAGGCAATATATGCCGTTCTCCAATGGCTGAAGCCGTAATGAGGCACAAGATTGCACAACAAGGATTGAATGAAAAAATAACTGTGGATTCAGCGGGAACTGGTGATTGGCATATCGGGAAAGCTCCACATGAAGGAACCCGTAAGCTGCTCGACAGCTGGCGTATCAGCTACGAAGGAATGCTCGCGAGACAAGTGGGGAGTCGTGACTTTGTCGACTTCGACTATATGGTAGCGATGGATGATTCGAATGTCGCCAATCTTCGTAAACTGCCTGGCGGAGAAGATTCGGAAATACTTAAATTTATGGATCTTCTACCGGATGAAAAGTTGCGGGAGGTACCGGATCCATACTTTACGGGAAATTTTGAAGAGGTATACCGATTAATTGATGCAGGTTGTGACGTCCTGCTGGACAGAATCATGAAAGAAAAGTTATAA
- a CDS encoding thiamine diphosphokinase encodes MEARRILIFTGGNLSTHLLEVIQKNDYIIGADRGALFLIENGIKPNVSVGDFDSISTDQLHIVTSMSERIVQCDPIDKNLTDTELAFDVALELAPTEILLLGGTGTRMDHTLANIHMLLRGVQHQVHCSMLDDHNYITLTGSTCDVEDRGFTYVSLLPLTPEVTGIDLEGFQYPLHNATLKIGQSLGISNRLSASRGTVKIEGGLLLIIQSKDE; translated from the coding sequence ATGGAAGCGAGGCGCATTTTGATCTTTACCGGCGGCAATCTTTCAACGCATTTATTAGAAGTAATTCAGAAAAATGATTACATTATCGGAGCTGATCGGGGGGCTCTTTTTCTTATAGAGAACGGCATAAAGCCGAATGTTTCAGTAGGTGACTTCGACTCTATTTCAACGGATCAGCTTCATATCGTCACTTCCATGAGTGAAAGAATCGTCCAATGTGATCCAATAGATAAGAATTTAACGGACACCGAGCTGGCCTTTGATGTTGCTCTAGAACTTGCACCGACAGAAATCTTGCTGCTTGGCGGTACGGGGACGCGCATGGATCACACTCTTGCCAACATACATATGCTGCTTCGCGGGGTTCAGCATCAAGTTCATTGTTCCATGCTGGACGACCACAACTACATTACATTGACCGGGTCAACTTGCGATGTCGAAGACCGAGGATTTACTTATGTGTCTCTTCTGCCTCTCACACCGGAAGTAACCGGAATTGACCTTGAAGGCTTCCAGTATCCTCTTCATAATGCAACTTTGAAAATCGGACAGTCTCTGGGTATTAGTAACCGTCTATCTGCAAGCCGGGGTACAGTTAAGATAGAAGGTGGATTGCTCTTGATAATACAGAGCAAAGACGAGTAA
- a CDS encoding C40 family peptidase, with product MNKQTWIKKAAIVSISAAMGMGTLLAVSPASQVEAASSSYATTKGQQVVNFGKNYMGTPYKFGASTSTTKVFDCSSFMKHIFKKYGVNLPRTSAAQAKKGVAVSKANLRAGDMVFFSSGSRANGKNVTHVAVYAGNGKILHTYGKPGVTISDLNSGTWKKTYLKARRVL from the coding sequence ATGAATAAACAGACTTGGATTAAGAAGGCCGCAATCGTCAGCATAAGCGCAGCAATGGGAATGGGAACGCTCTTGGCAGTTTCCCCTGCATCTCAAGTAGAAGCAGCATCCAGCTCTTACGCCACAACAAAGGGCCAACAAGTCGTGAACTTTGGTAAAAACTACATGGGAACACCATATAAATTTGGAGCTTCTACAAGCACTACTAAAGTATTTGATTGCTCCTCTTTCATGAAACACATCTTTAAAAAATACGGCGTGAATCTACCTCGTACGTCAGCAGCACAAGCAAAGAAAGGTGTAGCAGTTTCCAAAGCGAACCTGAGAGCAGGGGATATGGTATTCTTCTCTAGCGGTAGCCGCGCGAATGGTAAAAATGTAACTCACGTAGCTGTATACGCTGGTAACGGTAAAATTCTTCACACGTACGGCAAACCAGGTGTAACCATTTCCGACCTCAACTCCGGCACTTGGAAGAAGACATACCTGAAAGCTCGCCGCGTATTGTAG
- a CDS encoding response regulator transcription factor, protein MNGQILIAMNDSEEAIRITNKIQSAGYTVHLADHLSQAITLMEQGEFDMLMMDSRLSGMREFDFVRRMQNGKHRMPIIVLGHNGSNEAAAALEAGANDYISSQVDERELLARVSNLLILFNHGNQHRNEKIEIGDLLIDPQSRQVIREESAIDLTQREYELLLYLARRVNEVCSREEILSYVWDYDFNTGTNVVDVYILHLREKLDKGRKWKLIRTIRGAGYMLKAPESESRD, encoded by the coding sequence TTGAATGGACAGATTTTGATAGCGATGAATGATAGTGAGGAAGCGATCAGGATAACAAACAAAATTCAATCCGCTGGATATACAGTCCATTTGGCAGATCATCTTTCACAGGCTATAACCCTTATGGAGCAAGGGGAGTTTGATATGCTCATGATGGACAGCCGTTTATCAGGAATGCGTGAATTTGATTTTGTACGCAGAATGCAAAATGGAAAGCACCGGATGCCGATTATTGTGCTGGGACATAACGGATCTAATGAAGCGGCAGCTGCCTTAGAAGCCGGGGCCAATGATTACATTTCTAGCCAGGTGGACGAGCGGGAATTGTTAGCCAGAGTCAGCAATCTTCTAATTTTATTTAATCACGGAAATCAACACCGGAATGAGAAAATTGAGATTGGAGATCTGCTGATAGACCCTCAAAGCAGGCAGGTAATCCGGGAAGAGTCTGCAATCGACTTGACCCAGCGTGAATATGAGCTTCTTTTATATTTGGCCAGAAGAGTGAATGAGGTCTGCTCAAGGGAAGAAATTTTAAGTTATGTATGGGATTATGATTTTAATACGGGTACAAATGTAGTGGATGTGTATATCCTTCATTTACGTGAAAAGCTTGATAAAGGACGAAAGTGGAAGCTGATCCGGACGATTAGGGGAGCAGGATATATGCTTAAAGCGCCAGAGAGCGAATCACGTGATTGA
- a CDS encoding ThiF family adenylyltransferase, which translates to MKEHNRESRYSRQERFAPFGVEGQAKLGSSHVLIVGAGALGSAVAETMVRAGVGWITIVDRDYVEWSNLQRQQLFTEQDAENHLPKAEAAKLRLKSINSEVEIEAHVMDVRAEELEELARDCDLIMDATDNFDTRLIINDISQKQNTPWIYGGCVGSAGMTYTFLPGHTPCLHCLLGTVPLGGDTCDTTGILPQAVQMVVAHQSMEAMKFLAGHRDTLRMNLLSFDLWRNESFEMKLDQARKSDCPSCGTHPVYPFLSSVNSTKSEVLCGRDTVQIRPARRMELDLKLLADRLTRLAEGKTALNPYMVIFQMSRCRIVFFADGRALIHGTSDLMEAKSLYHRYLG; encoded by the coding sequence GTGAAAGAACATAACCGGGAAAGCCGTTATTCCAGGCAAGAACGTTTTGCTCCCTTTGGAGTGGAGGGTCAGGCGAAACTTGGAAGCAGTCACGTACTTATCGTTGGAGCGGGCGCGCTCGGCAGTGCAGTTGCAGAAACTATGGTGCGGGCTGGTGTCGGCTGGATTACGATCGTAGATCGTGATTATGTGGAGTGGAGCAATTTACAGAGGCAGCAGCTGTTTACAGAGCAGGACGCCGAGAATCATCTTCCTAAAGCGGAAGCTGCAAAGTTGCGTTTGAAGTCCATTAATTCAGAGGTGGAAATCGAAGCTCATGTCATGGATGTCCGTGCCGAAGAGTTAGAAGAGCTGGCTCGTGATTGTGATCTGATCATGGATGCAACCGATAATTTTGATACTCGGCTTATCATCAATGATATTTCTCAGAAGCAAAATACGCCTTGGATATACGGAGGGTGCGTAGGAAGCGCCGGCATGACGTATACCTTTCTTCCGGGACACACACCTTGTCTACATTGTCTGCTTGGTACGGTACCACTAGGCGGAGATACGTGTGATACAACTGGTATTCTCCCACAGGCTGTGCAGATGGTCGTAGCCCATCAGAGTATGGAGGCGATGAAGTTTCTCGCTGGTCATCGTGACACGCTCCGTATGAATCTTCTCTCTTTTGATCTGTGGCGGAATGAATCCTTTGAAATGAAGCTAGATCAAGCTCGGAAGAGTGATTGTCCATCTTGTGGAACACATCCGGTATACCCCTTTTTATCTTCTGTCAACAGTACAAAAAGTGAAGTGCTTTGTGGACGGGATACCGTCCAGATCAGGCCAGCACGTAGAATGGAGCTTGATCTCAAGCTGTTGGCTGATCGCTTAACCAGACTGGCTGAAGGAAAGACAGCGCTCAATCCGTATATGGTTATCTTTCAAATGAGCCGCTGCCGGATCGTGTTTTTTGCTGACGGAAGAGCTCTGATACATGGAACCTCTGATCTGATGGAGGCGAAAAGCTTGTACCACCGTTACTTGGGCTGA
- a CDS encoding ABC-F family ATP-binding cassette domain-containing protein has product MSLLTVENVSHNFGDRTLFKDVSFRLLAGEHVGLVGANGVGKSTLMNILTGQLLKDSGKVEWTPKVRYGYLDQHTKLTPGKTVRDILKDAFLPLLELEQEMMTITDKMGDASPEELEVLLEQMGEIQEQLEIGDFYLIDVKVEEMANGLGLSVIGLDRDVATLSGGQRTKVLLAKLLLEKPTVLLLDEPTNYLDVEHIDWLTQYLKQYPYAFMLISHDTEFMNQVVDIIYHLEFAKLTRYTANYEKFLEMADINKNQHIDAYEKQQEFIKKQEDFIQRNKARYSTSGRAKSREKQLDRLERIDRPEEAAKPVFNFKEARASGKTVFEGIDFEIGYDRPLLPKMSITIERGEKIAIVGCNGVGKSTLLKTILGKIQPYSGKTYQGDFLFPSYFEQEVRAGNLTPIDDVWNEYSHLNQHEVRAHLARCGLKNEHITRPLKALSGGEQAKVRLCKLLMRESNWILFDEPTNHLDVVAKEELKRALREFKGTVLLVSHEPDFYEDWVTKIWNVEDWSHQS; this is encoded by the coding sequence ATGAGTTTATTGACAGTAGAGAATGTTTCCCACAATTTTGGAGACCGTACCTTGTTCAAGGATGTTTCATTCCGGTTGCTTGCCGGTGAGCATGTAGGTCTTGTCGGTGCTAACGGTGTTGGTAAATCGACCTTAATGAATATTTTGACTGGCCAGCTGCTGAAAGACAGCGGTAAGGTAGAGTGGACTCCAAAAGTGCGTTATGGATATTTGGATCAGCACACCAAGCTGACGCCGGGTAAAACGGTTCGCGATATTTTGAAAGATGCTTTTCTGCCCCTGCTGGAACTGGAACAAGAAATGATGACGATTACGGACAAAATGGGCGATGCTTCTCCTGAAGAGCTCGAAGTGTTGCTTGAGCAGATGGGAGAAATCCAGGAGCAACTGGAAATCGGCGATTTCTATTTGATCGATGTTAAGGTCGAAGAAATGGCTAACGGTTTAGGATTGTCTGTAATCGGTCTTGACCGGGATGTAGCCACGCTCAGTGGAGGACAACGGACGAAGGTTCTGCTGGCTAAGTTACTTTTGGAAAAGCCGACCGTTCTGTTGCTGGATGAGCCGACAAACTACTTGGACGTTGAGCATATTGATTGGCTTACGCAATATTTGAAGCAGTATCCATATGCATTCATGCTCATATCGCATGATACGGAATTTATGAATCAGGTGGTAGACATTATTTATCATCTAGAATTTGCGAAATTAACACGTTATACAGCGAACTATGAAAAATTCCTTGAGATGGCTGATATTAATAAGAATCAGCATATCGATGCATATGAGAAGCAGCAGGAGTTCATCAAGAAACAAGAGGACTTCATTCAGCGGAACAAGGCGCGTTACTCGACATCCGGTCGGGCGAAGAGCCGTGAGAAACAGCTGGATCGACTGGAACGAATTGACCGTCCCGAAGAAGCTGCAAAGCCCGTATTCAATTTTAAGGAAGCCCGTGCTAGCGGTAAAACAGTATTTGAAGGCATCGATTTTGAAATCGGGTACGACCGTCCGCTGCTGCCTAAGATGTCTATTACAATTGAACGTGGAGAGAAAATTGCAATCGTCGGCTGCAACGGTGTCGGTAAATCTACTCTTCTCAAGACCATTCTGGGGAAAATACAACCATACAGCGGCAAAACATATCAAGGTGACTTTTTGTTCCCGTCATACTTCGAACAGGAAGTACGAGCTGGCAATTTGACACCAATTGATGATGTATGGAACGAGTACTCGCATCTGAACCAACACGAAGTTCGCGCTCATCTGGCACGCTGTGGCCTGAAAAATGAACATATTACCCGCCCGCTGAAAGCGTTGAGCGGCGGTGAGCAAGCGAAAGTGCGCTTGTGCAAACTGTTAATGCGCGAGAGCAACTGGATTCTGTTCGACGAACCGACAAATCACTTGGATGTTGTCGCTAAGGAAGAACTGAAGAGAGCGCTCAGAGAATTCAAAGGCACCGTACTGCTCGTATCCCATGAACCTGACTTCTATGAAGACTGGGTAACGAAGATCTGGAATGTGGAAGATTGGTCACATCAATCCTGA